A part of Candidatus Alcyoniella australis genomic DNA contains:
- a CDS encoding sulfite exporter TauE/SafE family protein translates to MDYFLLLLVPLAFVCEFVDSSLGGGYGTILTPVLLLMGYEPMQIVPAVLLSEFVTGLTAAFFHHSENNVNLHPRSPDAKVAFVLSLFAVVGTLAAVMLAVKLSPHMLKLIIGSIVLLMGIVILANLGRKPKLSWGRIMVLGTVASFNKGLSGGGYGPLVMGGQVLSGVGVKNAVGITSFSEGVTCLLGVGLYIVFKDSIDWTLAPWLMAGAVLSIPLAATTLKRLPENVVKVSIAVFVCVLGIITLYNALA, encoded by the coding sequence ATGGATTACTTCTTACTGCTGCTGGTGCCGCTGGCCTTTGTCTGCGAGTTCGTCGATTCGAGCCTGGGCGGCGGCTACGGTACGATCCTCACCCCGGTGCTGCTGTTGATGGGCTACGAGCCGATGCAGATCGTTCCCGCGGTGCTGCTCTCGGAGTTCGTCACCGGCCTGACCGCCGCGTTTTTCCACCACAGCGAGAACAACGTCAACCTGCACCCCAGATCGCCCGACGCCAAGGTGGCGTTCGTACTTTCGCTGTTCGCCGTGGTCGGCACTTTGGCAGCGGTGATGCTGGCAGTGAAGCTCTCCCCGCACATGCTTAAGCTGATCATCGGCTCGATCGTGCTGCTGATGGGCATAGTGATTTTGGCCAACCTGGGACGCAAACCGAAACTGTCCTGGGGTCGGATTATGGTGCTGGGCACAGTGGCCTCGTTCAACAAGGGGCTCTCGGGCGGAGGCTACGGTCCGCTGGTCATGGGTGGTCAGGTTCTCAGCGGAGTGGGCGTTAAGAACGCCGTGGGCATCACCTCGTTCTCCGAGGGCGTGACCTGCCTACTCGGCGTGGGGCTCTACATCGTGTTTAAAGATTCGATCGACTGGACCCTGGCCCCCTGGCTGATGGCCGGGGCCGTGCTCTCGATCCCGCTGGCCGCGACCACTCTCAAGCGGCTGCCGGAGAACGTGGTTAAAGTCTCGATCGCCGTGTTCGTCTGCGTGCTGGGAATTATCACACTCTATAACGCTTTGGCCTGA
- a CDS encoding Rrf2 family transcriptional regulator, whose translation MKLTTKSEYSLLALLFLARHSDSGFITIEQISHACDIPPKYLEQLLGALRSGRILKARRGVGGGYALARDASQISVAEVIRMMDGALAPTESVSEFFFSKTPLMREERLLDELRIIRNFAAKRLEKLTLSKLV comes from the coding sequence ATGAAGCTGACCACTAAAAGCGAATACAGCCTGCTGGCGCTGCTGTTTTTGGCGCGCCACAGCGACTCGGGCTTTATCACCATCGAACAGATCAGCCATGCTTGCGACATTCCGCCCAAGTACCTCGAACAGTTGCTTGGCGCCCTGAGGTCGGGCCGAATCCTGAAGGCTCGTCGCGGTGTGGGAGGCGGATACGCTCTGGCGCGCGACGCCTCGCAGATCTCGGTGGCCGAGGTGATTCGGATGATGGACGGAGCGTTGGCGCCGACCGAGTCGGTCAGCGAGTTTTTCTTTTCCAAGACCCCGCTGATGCGCGAGGAGCGCCTGCTGGACGAACTGAGGATTATCCGTAATTTTGCGGCAAAACGGCTTGAGAAGCTCACGCTCTCGAAGCTGGTTTGA
- the nikR gene encoding nickel-responsive transcriptional regulator NikR — MPKKTIERIGITFPPGLLKSFDRHIKAKGYRTRSKAINDLVREELTRQEWESGSGEVIGVVTLVYDHHVHGLSDLLTDIQHENYQLIVSTTHIHIDPHNCLEILIMRGSAKKIRPMAEKLISCRGVLHGKTIFTTTGKGM, encoded by the coding sequence ATGCCCAAGAAAACCATCGAGCGCATCGGTATCACTTTCCCTCCAGGCCTGCTTAAAAGCTTTGACCGCCACATCAAGGCCAAGGGCTACCGCACGCGATCCAAGGCAATCAACGATCTGGTGCGCGAGGAACTAACTCGTCAGGAATGGGAGTCGGGGTCCGGTGAGGTCATCGGCGTAGTAACCCTGGTCTACGACCACCACGTGCACGGACTCTCCGACCTATTGACGGACATTCAACACGAAAACTATCAGTTGATCGTCTCCACCACGCACATCCACATCGACCCGCACAACTGCCTGGAGATCCTGATCATGCGCGGGTCGGCCAAGAAGATTCGCCCGATGGCCGAGAAGCTGATCAGTTGCCGCGGCGTGCTCCACGGCAAAACGATCTTCACCACTACCGGCAAGGGCATGTAG
- a CDS encoding glycoside hydrolase family 31 protein, with protein sequence MIVKLERLLPVLLALALTAALLLSIACADDDDDDQADDDTGDDDTGDDDADDDDDDDDLVVGPADNEPPFWPEWVLEHWVWEDEGDRGSAEQLVADYLAHEIPVGALIIDSPWETGYNSFVPDPEDYPDAGAMIDGLHELDVRVLFWITGNVNLDSPNYDEACDNGYLLSDCRTVDWWKGEGSFIDLTNPDAVDWWHSQIDQMLDLGIDGWKCDGTGPYMYLWVYATGYGGTIFPWEWMEMYYADFFDYTRERLGPDRVTLARPFDSYGLPLGLEFAPRDKLASGWVGDQDPTWSGLQAAMFNIFESGRRAFVNVGSDIGGYREDELRDKELFIRWAQFGALCPIMENGGGGEHRPWIYDEQVLSIYRDYVNLHLTLKPYLYSMGAEAFVREVGLMRQLEGEIDLGRYMLGDNLLVAAIYQAGASREIEFPEGVWIDWFDGSEHSGPSVETIDYSLERYPIFVRKGSIIPLELGEDSIVQGDAGTPPALTVRIDPLVAQNFELYEEGRNGATISYELADALQIEISANDRAYALLVRGQSKPATVSCEPHGVLDECASIDALSAVERGWWFDATTAELWIKPGAAQRGLRVSVQ encoded by the coding sequence ATGATCGTAAAGCTCGAACGCCTGCTGCCGGTGCTGCTGGCCTTGGCTCTGACCGCTGCGCTGCTGCTGAGCATCGCCTGCGCTGACGACGACGACGACGACCAGGCGGACGACGATACGGGCGACGACGATACGGGCGACGACGACGCAGACGACGATGACGACGATGATGATCTCGTAGTCGGCCCCGCGGACAACGAGCCGCCGTTCTGGCCCGAGTGGGTGCTCGAACACTGGGTCTGGGAAGACGAGGGCGACCGCGGCAGCGCCGAGCAGTTGGTCGCCGATTACCTGGCCCACGAGATCCCGGTGGGCGCGCTGATTATCGACAGCCCGTGGGAGACCGGCTACAACTCGTTCGTGCCCGACCCCGAGGACTATCCCGACGCGGGTGCGATGATCGACGGGCTCCACGAGCTGGACGTGCGCGTGCTGTTCTGGATTACCGGCAACGTCAACCTCGACTCGCCGAACTACGATGAGGCCTGCGACAACGGCTATTTGCTCAGCGATTGCCGCACGGTCGACTGGTGGAAGGGCGAGGGCTCGTTCATCGACCTGACCAATCCCGACGCGGTCGACTGGTGGCATTCGCAGATCGACCAGATGCTCGACCTGGGCATCGACGGCTGGAAGTGCGACGGCACCGGGCCCTACATGTACCTCTGGGTATACGCCACGGGCTACGGCGGTACGATTTTCCCCTGGGAATGGATGGAGATGTACTACGCCGACTTCTTCGACTACACGCGGGAGCGGCTGGGGCCCGATCGCGTGACCCTCGCGCGGCCGTTCGATTCCTACGGTCTGCCCTTGGGGCTCGAGTTCGCGCCGCGCGATAAGCTGGCCTCGGGCTGGGTCGGCGACCAGGATCCGACCTGGAGCGGTTTGCAGGCCGCGATGTTCAACATCTTTGAGTCGGGCCGCCGCGCGTTCGTCAACGTCGGCTCGGACATCGGCGGCTACCGCGAGGACGAGCTGCGCGACAAGGAACTGTTCATCCGCTGGGCCCAGTTCGGCGCGCTGTGCCCGATCATGGAAAACGGCGGCGGCGGCGAGCATCGGCCGTGGATCTACGACGAGCAGGTGCTTTCGATCTACCGCGATTACGTAAACCTGCACCTGACGCTCAAACCCTACCTTTACAGCATGGGTGCCGAGGCGTTCGTGCGCGAGGTCGGCCTGATGCGCCAGCTCGAGGGCGAGATCGACCTGGGCCGCTACATGCTGGGCGATAACCTACTGGTGGCTGCGATTTACCAGGCGGGCGCTTCGCGCGAGATCGAGTTTCCCGAAGGGGTCTGGATCGACTGGTTCGACGGCTCCGAGCACAGCGGGCCGAGCGTCGAGACCATCGACTACTCCCTGGAACGCTATCCGATCTTCGTGCGCAAGGGCTCGATCATCCCCCTGGAGCTGGGCGAGGATTCAATCGTCCAGGGCGATGCGGGCACGCCGCCGGCGCTGACCGTGCGTATTGATCCGCTGGTTGCGCAGAACTTTGAACTCTACGAGGAGGGGCGCAACGGCGCGACGATCTCCTACGAGTTGGCCGATGCGTTGCAAATCGAGATCAGCGCCAACGACCGCGCCTACGCCCTGTTGGTCCGTGGGCAGTCCAAGCCTGCAACCGTGAGCTGCGAACCCCACGGCGTGCTGGACGAGTGCGCGTCGATCGATGCCCTAAGCGCGGTCGAGCGCGGCTGGTGGTTCGACGCAACAACGGCCGAGCTGTGGATCAAGCCCGGCGCTGCCCAGCGTGGCCTGCGAGTGAGTGTGCAGTAG
- the ruvX gene encoding Holliday junction resolvase RuvX, producing MAVDYGDKRIGLAVSDPSEQIALPSDTLTNPGTLEAAAELVAHEAQGRSVELIVLGLPLNMDGSEGERAVLTRKFAALLEGHDLRVDFADERLTSWEAERMMIEADVSRKRRKQASDKLAATLILRQYLQWRAKS from the coding sequence ATGGCCGTGGACTACGGCGACAAACGCATCGGACTGGCGGTGAGCGATCCGTCCGAGCAGATCGCGCTGCCATCGGACACGCTGACCAACCCCGGAACCCTCGAGGCTGCGGCCGAGCTTGTGGCCCACGAGGCGCAGGGGCGCAGCGTGGAGCTGATCGTGCTGGGCCTGCCGCTAAACATGGACGGCAGCGAGGGCGAACGCGCCGTGCTGACCCGCAAGTTCGCCGCGTTGCTCGAGGGCCACGACCTACGCGTTGATTTCGCCGACGAGCGGCTGACAAGCTGGGAGGCCGAACGGATGATGATCGAGGCCGACGTCAGTCGCAAACGCAGAAAACAGGCCAGCGACAAGCTGGCCGCAACATTGATCCTTAGGCAGTATTTACAGTGGCGCGCAAAAAGTTAA
- the mltG gene encoding endolytic transglycosylase MltG, with product MARKKLNRTLIVLIVVVTLVVVCVAALIAGFLLRAPGQGQEVRLLIEQGSSLAKICEQLEQAGLISDQRAFALFVRRMNKDRSIRAGEYSLRDDLRPGELLEALTSGSTVAHVLTVPEGYNIKQIAALFDQQGIAAADEVIALAHDSRLIAQLGVEAPSLEGYLFPETYHYELFQGPRELLTAMVQQLDQVYTPRLQRRAKQLGMTKLQVLTLASLIEKETAQAQERPLISAVFHSRIERGIPLACDPTVIYGIADFDGNLRRSHLRDRSNRYNTYLHKDLPPGPIANPGAGAIEAALYPADVPYLYFVSRNDGSHQFSTTLAEHNRAVRRFQRAGSGGRR from the coding sequence GTGGCGCGCAAAAAGTTAAACCGCACACTGATCGTGCTGATCGTGGTCGTGACGTTGGTCGTGGTCTGCGTTGCGGCGCTGATCGCCGGCTTTTTACTGCGGGCTCCGGGCCAAGGCCAAGAGGTGCGGCTGTTGATCGAGCAGGGTAGCTCGCTTGCAAAAATCTGCGAACAACTCGAGCAGGCGGGCCTGATCAGCGACCAGCGGGCTTTCGCGCTGTTCGTCCGGCGTATGAACAAGGATCGATCGATCCGCGCCGGCGAATACTCTTTGCGCGATGACCTACGGCCCGGCGAGCTGCTCGAGGCGCTGACATCTGGCTCGACCGTGGCCCACGTGCTCACCGTTCCCGAGGGCTACAACATCAAGCAGATCGCCGCGCTGTTCGATCAGCAGGGAATCGCCGCGGCCGACGAGGTAATCGCGCTGGCGCACGACAGTCGATTGATCGCCCAGCTGGGCGTTGAGGCTCCGAGCCTCGAGGGCTACCTGTTCCCCGAGACCTATCACTACGAACTGTTCCAAGGGCCGCGGGAGTTGCTGACGGCGATGGTGCAGCAGCTCGATCAGGTCTACACGCCGCGCCTGCAGCGCCGCGCCAAGCAGTTGGGGATGACCAAGCTCCAGGTGCTGACCCTGGCCTCGCTGATCGAGAAGGAGACCGCGCAGGCCCAGGAGCGACCGCTTATCTCGGCGGTGTTCCACAGCCGGATCGAGCGCGGCATTCCATTGGCCTGCGACCCGACGGTGATCTACGGCATTGCTGATTTCGACGGCAACCTGCGGCGCTCGCATCTGCGCGACCGCTCCAACCGATACAACACCTACCTGCACAAAGACCTGCCGCCCGGGCCGATCGCCAATCCCGGAGCGGGCGCGATCGAGGCTGCGCTTTACCCGGCGGACGTTCCGTATCTATACTTTGTCAGCCGCAACGACGGCAGCCATCAGTTCTCAACAACCCTGGCCGAGCACAATCGCGCCGTGAGACGCTTTCAACGTGCCGGGAGCGGAGGTAGGCGTTGA
- a CDS encoding trypsin-like peptidase domain-containing protein — protein sequence MAQAKRLLTIVLIVLTSAMLCSCIVLTRNNNTRAVQQTGPHYPPGLGSAAPAELWTEGSLDPIGRVQINSTTYSDLADQVNPAVVNIFTTAEIQAGMSFGILQVPLPGLDYEANSLGTGFLITDDGFIVTNNHVIEHADQIGVVLPDRAQIASARVIGRDPIIDLALLKIETDRALPYLRLGDSERARVGDFTVAVGNPFGLSGTVTMGILSAKGRTISSGTLREGFEDYLQTSAQINPGNSGGPLVDLRGQVIGVNTAIIQGAQGIGFAVPINLVKDVLPILAREGRVRRATVGVAVTEITPKLRQSRNLPSAGALVSRVYRGGPAEYSGLRRGDVVTAIDGQAVESPRDFVRLISGSAPGSALRLTVWRSGETITANVKAVALK from the coding sequence ATGGCCCAAGCCAAACGTTTGTTGACGATCGTCCTGATAGTCCTGACCAGCGCGATGCTCTGTTCTTGCATCGTACTCACGCGCAACAACAACACCCGCGCGGTGCAGCAGACCGGCCCACATTATCCGCCGGGCCTGGGGAGCGCGGCGCCCGCCGAGCTGTGGACCGAGGGGAGCCTCGACCCCATCGGGCGGGTTCAGATCAACAGCACGACCTACTCCGACCTGGCCGATCAGGTCAACCCGGCGGTGGTCAACATCTTCACCACGGCCGAGATTCAGGCCGGGATGAGCTTCGGCATTTTGCAGGTTCCGCTGCCGGGCCTGGACTACGAGGCCAACAGCCTGGGCACCGGGTTCCTGATCACGGACGACGGATTTATCGTCACCAACAACCACGTGATCGAGCACGCCGACCAGATCGGCGTGGTGCTGCCCGATCGAGCGCAGATCGCCTCGGCGCGGGTGATCGGCCGCGACCCGATCATCGACCTGGCTCTGCTCAAGATCGAGACCGACCGTGCGCTGCCCTATCTGCGACTCGGCGACTCGGAGCGCGCGCGGGTCGGCGACTTCACCGTGGCCGTGGGCAACCCCTTCGGCCTGTCGGGCACGGTGACGATGGGCATCCTCTCGGCCAAAGGACGCACGATCAGCTCGGGCACTTTGCGCGAGGGGTTCGAGGACTATCTGCAGACCTCGGCCCAGATCAACCCGGGCAACTCCGGCGGGCCGCTGGTCGATTTGCGCGGCCAGGTGATCGGCGTCAACACCGCGATCATCCAGGGTGCCCAGGGCATCGGCTTCGCCGTTCCGATCAACCTGGTCAAGGACGTACTGCCAATACTGGCGCGCGAGGGCCGGGTACGGCGGGCGACCGTCGGCGTGGCCGTGACCGAGATTACGCCCAAGCTGCGACAGTCGCGCAACCTGCCGTCCGCGGGCGCATTGGTCAGCCGCGTCTACCGCGGCGGACCGGCCGAGTACTCGGGTCTGCGCCGCGGCGACGTGGTGACCGCGATCGACGGTCAGGCCGTGGAATCGCCGCGCGATTTCGTACGGCTGATCTCGGGCAGCGCTCCGGGCAGCGCCCTGCGGCTGACGGTCTGGCGCAGCGGCGAGACGATAACCGCCAACGTCAAGGCAGTTGCACTGAAATGA
- a CDS encoding sigma-54 dependent transcriptional regulator produces the protein MTKPGARFSLVTNSHPMRELLKLAQRVAPMETTVLIQGASGTGKERLARWIHTNSPRAKGPFVVLSCSAIPETLIESEMFGVTRGAFTGAECDRPGVMAEAHGGTLLLDEIADVAESVQVKLLRVIQERSVRAVGSDHEHPVDFRLLAATAQPLDELVEQGNFRRDLFYRLNVVTLTVPQLRLRREDLSVLADQILRQIAQDSSKDPKHLSDEALERLLEHDWPGNVRELENALERAVVLTRDELITPDSLALDAALHDDSMHPELPPGLSLAELERKYIAQVLAECGGNRSEAARQLGIDRKTLYRKLGRIV, from the coding sequence ATGACCAAGCCCGGCGCTCGCTTCTCGCTGGTGACGAACAGCCATCCGATGCGCGAGCTGCTCAAGCTCGCCCAGCGCGTGGCGCCGATGGAGACCACGGTACTAATCCAGGGAGCGTCGGGAACCGGCAAGGAGCGGCTGGCGCGCTGGATCCACACCAACTCTCCGCGCGCCAAGGGCCCGTTCGTAGTGCTCTCGTGCTCGGCGATCCCCGAGACTCTAATCGAAAGCGAGATGTTCGGCGTGACCCGCGGGGCCTTCACCGGGGCCGAGTGCGACCGCCCGGGAGTAATGGCCGAGGCCCATGGCGGCACCCTGCTGCTCGACGAGATCGCCGATGTCGCCGAGTCGGTGCAGGTCAAGCTGTTGCGCGTGATTCAGGAGCGCAGCGTGCGCGCAGTCGGCTCCGACCACGAGCATCCTGTGGACTTCCGCCTGCTGGCAGCCACGGCCCAGCCGCTGGACGAGCTGGTGGAACAGGGCAATTTCCGCCGCGACCTGTTCTACCGGCTGAACGTGGTCACGCTGACCGTGCCCCAGCTGCGTCTGCGACGCGAGGATTTGAGCGTGCTCGCCGACCAGATCCTACGGCAGATCGCCCAGGACTCGAGTAAAGATCCCAAGCATTTGAGCGACGAGGCGCTCGAGCGGCTGCTGGAGCACGACTGGCCGGGCAACGTGCGCGAGCTGGAAAACGCCCTGGAGCGCGCGGTGGTATTAACCCGCGACGAATTGATCACCCCCGATTCCCTTGCCCTGGACGCGGCACTTCACGACGATTCGATGCACCCCGAGCTGCCGCCGGGACTGAGCCTGGCCGAGCTGGAGCGCAAGTACATCGCGCAGGTGCTCGCCGAGTGCGGCGGCAATCGCTCCGAGGCCGCACGGCAGCTGGGCATCGACCGCAAGACCCTCTACCGCAAGCTGGGCCGGATCGTCTGA
- a CDS encoding class I SAM-dependent methyltransferase: MRFRTKARLLSMAAAMPGAELFERCYRRRTALQRSVLIDCAAGIKMINRLQRLAGLNVQSAKVLELGCGCSPVCAVLLSLLGAERIVLTDARPLLELADLDRVLEKFGKRLHLIAEELDAYEPLLDSRWRILRAGKSMEQILDSGRIEYLAPTELDDTGLQAGAYDVVCSRNVLEHVPEFELPGMLAESMRLLRPGGFAYHIVDLSDHFSHRDRSINRLNFLRYSDRRWAALGQNRIFYLNRLRSGQIVQMISEAGMQILHVEQQSDPRDIEFLRSLDLPERFEGMQREELAVHNIHVLAVKPSY, from the coding sequence ATGCGTTTTCGAACAAAAGCACGCCTGCTGAGCATGGCCGCAGCCATGCCCGGCGCAGAGCTGTTCGAGCGCTGCTACAGGCGTCGCACGGCCCTGCAGCGTTCGGTGCTCATCGACTGCGCCGCGGGAATAAAAATGATCAACCGGCTGCAGCGCCTGGCGGGTCTGAACGTGCAAAGCGCCAAGGTGCTCGAGCTGGGCTGCGGCTGCTCGCCGGTCTGCGCGGTGCTGCTTTCGCTGCTGGGTGCGGAGCGCATTGTGCTCACCGACGCACGTCCCCTACTCGAACTTGCCGACCTCGACCGGGTGCTCGAGAAGTTCGGCAAGCGGCTGCACTTGATCGCCGAGGAGCTCGATGCCTACGAGCCGTTGCTTGACTCGCGCTGGCGCATTCTGCGCGCGGGCAAGAGCATGGAGCAGATCTTGGACAGTGGTCGCATCGAGTACTTGGCCCCAACCGAGCTCGACGACACCGGCCTGCAGGCCGGAGCCTACGACGTAGTCTGCTCCCGCAACGTGCTCGAGCACGTGCCCGAATTCGAGCTGCCCGGGATGCTGGCCGAGAGCATGCGACTGTTGCGGCCCGGCGGATTCGCCTACCACATCGTCGACCTCTCCGATCACTTCAGCCACCGGGATCGCTCGATCAATCGGCTCAACTTTTTGCGCTATTCGGATCGGCGCTGGGCGGCGCTGGGGCAGAACCGAATTTTCTACCTCAACCGTCTGCGCTCGGGACAGATCGTGCAAATGATCAGCGAGGCGGGGATGCAGATCCTGCACGTCGAGCAGCAGTCCGACCCGCGGGATATCGAGTTCCTCAGGTCGCTGGACCTGCCCGAACGCTTCGAGGGCATGCAGCGCGAGGAACTGGCCGTGCACAACATCCACGTGCTGGCCGTCAAACCATCGTATTAG